In Vagococcus hydrophili, one DNA window encodes the following:
- the licT gene encoding BglG family transcription antiterminator LicT yields the protein MIIKKVLNNNVVISENDRLEEIVVMGKGLAFQKKTGDRIESEKIDKVFVSGSKEGVREIEKMVMAVDPVVLDIAKETILYAEKTTNHEYSDQAYITLTDHLNYAVERGRKGIYIPNPLLFEIKKFYPDETKVALQAIDVINKKLDINFPSDEAGFIAIHLANSRINANELPITMESTEMVRDILNIISRFFGIMFDDTSLSYNRMVTHIQYFVKRILRDETIEENDEFLYELVQSKYPEAFNCSQRIKDYLCQSKKVKVREPEMIYLVIHINRVVEDTKR from the coding sequence TTGATTATCAAGAAAGTACTAAATAATAATGTTGTTATTTCTGAAAATGATCGACTAGAAGAAATTGTTGTCATGGGTAAAGGGTTAGCCTTTCAAAAAAAAACAGGTGACAGAATCGAATCTGAAAAAATAGATAAAGTCTTTGTTTCAGGTTCTAAAGAAGGCGTCAGAGAAATCGAAAAAATGGTCATGGCCGTTGATCCAGTTGTCTTGGATATTGCTAAGGAAACCATTCTTTATGCAGAGAAGACAACCAATCATGAGTATTCTGATCAAGCCTATATCACCTTAACAGACCATTTGAATTACGCTGTTGAGAGGGGACGCAAAGGAATTTATATTCCTAATCCGTTGTTGTTTGAAATTAAGAAATTTTATCCAGATGAAACAAAAGTAGCTTTACAAGCTATTGACGTAATTAATAAGAAGTTAGATATTAACTTTCCATCAGATGAAGCGGGATTCATCGCGATTCATTTAGCTAATAGCCGAATTAATGCCAATGAATTACCGATTACGATGGAGAGCACAGAGATGGTTCGAGATATTTTAAACATTATTAGCCGTTTCTTTGGGATTATGTTTGATGACACATCTCTTAGCTATAACCGGATGGTGACACACATTCAATATTTTGTAAAACGAATATTGCGTGATGAAACCATTGAAGAAAATGACGAGTTTTTGTATGAATTAGTCCAAAGTAAATATCCAGAAGCTTTTAATTGCAGTCAACGAATTAAAGATTACTTATGCCAAAGTAAAAAGGTGAAAGTAAGAGAGCCAGAGATGATTTACTTGGTGATTCATATTAATCGAGTGGTTGAGGATACGAAAAGATAA